GCAAAAAATATCCTACACGTAATGTCCATCGTAAGGTGTGACATTCAATTTCTGGCAAAGTACACTTTGATTGTACACTGAGTTTTACATTTTTTTTGCAGTGTAGCTATACATGCAGCAAAATGGTCAAACCCCCGATCCCTTACGAAAACATAAGCTgcagcttcttcactgATTCTTCGGACGTCAAGACGAGACATCATATGACTGACGGGCGTTCTGTGGGCGCATGCAGGTAGTAGTAAGAGGGTTTTTGGGACAGAATTGTTACCGACGCAGCGCAGCAGTCACACAACTGCAGCCACAGTTACTATTAGTATGCAATGCCAGCTGGTAGCAGAAGATAGCTCAACTGCCTGTAGCTGAACAACCGTGTTATGCTGCCTATTATCCGGCTCCACCCCTCTTTGCTTCCTTGTTGTTAGACAGACTTTACAGCCTTCTTCGGAGGGcagaaaaataaagcatATGCTTTCGATGATTATTATTATCTAGAGTTCTTCTCAGGCACCCGTTCATGATATCCACGTAATGCGGAGAAATCGTCGGTATTTCATTcttgcagcagcagcagcccCAATTAATTCTTTGCGCGTGGTGTCTGCGCCGCTGCTCGCTGCTCAAGTTGgccattctcttccttctttcatctctctcttctttcttttgaAGCCCTACTTTTTTCATACCACGCCCCTCTACAGTCTCTCAGCAGCCTCGCCGCTTGCCTTATACCCTCTGGGCGATCACTCGCTCCCGAGTCTCTCGTTCTTCTTACGGAAAGCATCCGCGCGCTTTGAACGCCCGGCATAAAAGAAATCAAACGTAATACCGCTTTGGTCTTGACGACGTTCCCCATTCCGCAATTTTGATCCACCTGTTGTTACTCCGTTGTGACACTTTCAAGAGTGGTAAAGACCGAAATGGCTTCCACGCTCGCTTCAAACTTCCTTATCGATCCCTCACCGCCAATTACtacgtcttcctctccggTCTCTGCCTTTCAAGTAAGCCAGGCGCCTTATACGACTTCTGTTTCACCACCCGTACAACATCCCGGTGGCAGACTCACAACACCATTAGCgcctcctcccccaccACCTCTCCACCTGTCGTCTCATCGCCATGGACCTGGTCCAGAAAGACAGATCAGATACGCCGGGGCTGACCATACACTTGGGCCGACCTTTagcgaggaggaagatggagatgattcCGCCTTCATTGCTGCAAAGATGGCAGCTTTAGGTCTGGACCCCAATGGTGTCCCATACAGTCAAAATGGCTATTCAGGGGTAAGCAACACCTCTTGGATTACTTAGACACGGCTGACAACTTGATTCAGTCTCACAATGCTCGAGCTCCTCGCGCGAAACGGTCACGCACCCCGACAGTTATTCGATTGCATGATCAATCGGGATACCAGAAGCATGCTCAGCAGGAGGCTCTGATTAGCCTTCTCGCACATCAAGGTTCGTCGGCACAAGTTCGCGAAGCTTTAGCATTacttgagcttgagcagGCTCAGCAAGCCGCAACCGATCGTCACTACCATACTCAGATGATGGCTCAGAATAATGCGCGTTTAGCAGCTCAGCGACAGGCAGACAGGCAGGCGGAGTACGAGAAACAGCTCTATGTCCAGCAACAGATGCAGCAGAAGCAGTTGGAGCAACTGGCCATTCAGCGTGAGGCTACGAAGAGACAAttccagcagcaacaagaagaacagtATATGTTCCAACAGCGAGAGCAACGCTTGCAGCaacttcatctccaacagCAGCTAGCTGCTCTTCAGACGGACTCTTATGttgctcaagctcaagctcagCGTCAGCGCAGCATTCTTGGCGCTCAGATGCAAGCGAATCTCCAGGCTAGATCCGAGCGAGCCGCCCAGGCTAACTGGGCCATGGGAGTAAATGAAGCGGATCTCAAGGCCCGATTCGAGTCGGCTATGCCCGTAAGGAGTCCAATCCGTGAAGATCACTCCCGTTTTGAAACCGCTCTTTATGGCACGCGGGGCACTtctacctcttcttctgctaGCGGTAGCCCTAATACCCCTTCCTGGCCCTCTGCtcagtcttcttcgcccACAAAGTCGATCTCGGGCATTGCCGAACCAGTCTCAGTTCCTGTTTCTTCCAAGGCGGCCCCGGGTGGACGTTTCGCTCAGGCTCGTCTTGCTCTCGCTGCCTCTGGTACTTCCTCGTACGGCACTCTCACTGCTACCTTGTCTAAGAGATCTTCCTCTGAGGACCAAACCACTTTTCCTGTGGCTGAAGTGAAGATTCCCCCTGGTGAAGTGTCCCGCACTACGCCTGCCTCCCCCATCACTCAGCAGGCTCGTCAGTCGGTCGGTCTTGGCCTTGGTCGCCCGGCGGCTTCTGTTACAACAGCTGAAGCAAAAATAACCAGAGACGCGGTTGATGCTGCTAGTGCTAGGATTTCCAATGTCGCCTTTGGCAGACCTCATTCTTCCGGAAACAACGACTCAAGGTCTTCCAGCCAGTCTATCGGATTAGCGGTGAAGAAAATCTCCGTTGCTCGTCAGCCTTCTGGTCCTCCTGGGGACGTTAAGGATCTTGGTGACAGAAACTTCCAAGCTCGGTAGGTCTTTTTGTAACCACTATCGAGCCTCACATTAACATTTGTGCTATAGTATCCGAAAGCAAGCAGGGCTCAACCTCGGCATGCTTAATCGACGAACTGAATCTCCTGTCGAGAtcgcctccaccgcctAGGCTCGGATTTCCCAATTTTATTTCCCACTTGATTGCTTTAATAATGTACAGTACGCCTGTTTGTATTTGATTTAATGGGAGGTTGCTAGGAGCAACGATGAGAAGAGCAGGGACACAAGCTGTTGGGACTGTTTTCGCGAACAGCATCGCTGTcctttggagaagaaagaaaaaagaatgacGAAATCTTCGTCGGCATGCCCGTTGGCCCATTCATTTCCTTTTGTATATCAATACCTGCCAGTATACAATAATTACTATGTTCGTTGTAGGATCAGACCAAGAGTTGCTTTTGTGATGACATGATGTTGAACATATCTTCGTGGGTCCAACAGACAGCAAACCGCGAGTCGATAGGTGTAGAGGACATGATCAATGAAGGAATACGGAATGGACATGATTAGTGAAGGAATACggaaaacaaaacaaaaaagcTGTTTCTAGAACACAAGGTAATGGATATCCATATTTATACAACCTTATAATTATGCTACGCTATTCCAATGGGAAAGTGGATGATGTGAAGATGCTGTGGGTGTGAAATCTGAAATCTGGTTGAATGGTATCTAAACAGCGGGAGCAGGTCGTCGAGCGGGCTCGATACCCTCGGCAGCGCTGAATTGGGCCTTGCggcaggaggagaaagagtcTTTGCATGAAGGGCAAGTGTCGGTGTTACTGATCATCTATGACGTCAGTGTCTGACCTTTTTGATGAGATGTAAGAGCGCTGCTTACCCAGTGCACTTCAAAGCAACACAACCCTTGCCCTCACAGACAGAACAATCAGAAGGCTGGGTGGTGCACCCATGAACCTCAGACTTGGCACAATCAACTTGAGTTTCCTGCAAATTGGAAGCAATGGTCAGCGAGCGGCAAAAAGAGATAAGGGTATAGAGTAGACTTACGCCACAGAAGTCACAGTTGGAGGGGTTTCCAGAGCAAGTCATCGTGCTGATTGCGTACGTGTGTTTGTAAATATATGTAAAAGGGGTGCTTAAGTGATAAAGCTGGTATCTCTGGGCCGTAAAGAGAAATTGGTTGAGATGGGTATGCAACTCGATGAAATATAACGCTCCTTTATACCTTGAACTTCGGGATATTCAGGAACGATGCGGGATAATCAGCGCGTCGTGAGTGGTCCATTATCGGGTCGGACCGTGTCGCGTTCAGCCAATGAGAGCTCATGGTATTGTCAGCGGCTTGAATCGCATAAAAAGCAGACACAATTAATAAAATGATAGACTCGACATAAGAAGCCCCTCGACTGGTGCTTGTCATTGGGTCATCGAGAGGTGGGGGGCGGTGGGTGAGGGGGGGCGCCTCATCGGAAGGGCCTGTTGTATTCAGCCTATTACAATGGTTGATTAATAATCGTAAAGACTGTTGTTAATAATTAgcccctcttcatcattaATTATGTTATTATTATTGGCCGACTATACCGCCTCCTCGCGTGACCATCACGTGAGACCACCACCACTATCACCACTCCGATCTTACCTCCACTCTTGAAATCTTCTTCGATGGACGAACGAACAGTAGGACGAACCGTAACAAATTGATCCTCGATCCACACCATCACTCCGGTAACTTGTGTCAATCGGTTGCCACCATCGAGCAGTTGATTGATTGATTGACTGACTGAATGACTGGACACCCATCTCCTGTATCAAGACTGGGACCTGAAGCTGACTGAAAGTGCAACCTTGATTCTTTGCTGAAAGGGAATGATGGTACTTTAGTAGGCGAGAGAGAAGTATGTGGCCATAAGAGACACAAAATAGTTTCCAAAACTTACTACACATTACAAAAAGGAATTATGGGGGTTTCTAACTGTCTAACAGTCGTAGTGGACGTTTAAAATCAACCTATGAAAGGTTACTCTTCTAATAATGTATAACAGCACCGTTGTCGTATAAACGTTGGCGAATGATTGTTATTATTGTAGCTTCCTACATACCCATTGCTGATGAGAATCTGATTCGAGGGACTTACAACGAGACGATTGTATCCGAAAGGTATGCATATTATTAATCCATGGGTGCGGAAATAAGCAGTAAGCGAGCAATACCCTTGAAAGAACAGGACAGAGGCGAGGGTAAAACTTGATTTGGCCGAAGCAGAAATACACTATTGCGTGTGTAGATTTACCTACAAGGCTATATCATTTAAACTGCACTATTCACTTGTTGCGGCCGTGTCAGGAAAACTCATCGTCGAGGAGAGCCGCGGGGAAGCCAAGTAGTTTGTTGTGAGCTCATGTCAATTACTATCGATCACTGATGTAATTGACGACGGCGAAAGGTCGAAATTACGAGCTATACTGAGAGCGGCAATAATTCCGCTTGACCTGTGGATTTCTAAACGGAGAGAAGGGCACAATTTATACCTAGGGTGAATTGTATAGTAGAAAATTCGAAAAATGATAAATAAAGCCTGAAAGCAAAATCAAAACCTACTCtaggtggtggtggtgcgCCCCAACGCCACCTGCCTGTACTTTTGGCGTAACCTTTGATGATTGGAATCTGAAATGGACGGAGCTCTATGGACTTTAAGGTTTACTCTTATCCTGGAGTTTACCTTGACCCTTTCTTTAATTAGTAGCTTTCTTGCTTCTGCCGAACCTTCGTTCGCGGCCCCCCGCAATTTGTATTGTTGTCACCCCGTTCTTCCCGAATCTTCGTCCCACTCGTCCTCCGGGTTTCAGTTAACAACCTCCTCCAAGCTCGTCTCGACCATCCCTGTAGAATTTGTTGACCCGTGCCATCCTCTGTTTCTAGAGTTATACTGAACTGTATCGTCCATTCTGGCCTCATCTTATTACTCTCTTTGGCTTCACAAccgtcttttctttcttttgccTCGCACTCACCCGCCTTCCGCTTAAGCGAAGCAGCAGGTAGCCGTTAGTAACTACGAAGCTTTGAAGGCGACTTATTAGACTGCTGCAAACCATAGGAGCGACAGCAGATCGACTAGAGTCTACAAAACTTAGCTTTTTCGAAATATAGGCACTGAATACCCCAAAATCTTGTCCAAAAACCTGCTTGCCGCTCAAAGCTGGAGCTGCTCGCCAGGACAACGGGTTGTACGGGCAAGAAATAGCTTAAATCCTGGATTGAGGCATTCCAGGCATGGATGCGAATGATTGCGGAACTGAGGAGCCAAATGTTTACATGGACGAGAAAGAAGTGCCTCGAGAGACAGTCAAGTTGTATGTGAACGCACCACCGATTGTGCTTTAAAAATGCTGACATTCATGCTTTCCCACCTCACACCACCCCACAGCCAAGCTATCTCTGAATGTCCACAACACTTGTCCCTCTATGCTAGCCTTGCCGAGCACAGCTTACAAACCCCCCAAACATTCCCTCTAGACTTTTCCCTCCAACCGCAGGAAACGGATCAAGATGAGTCAACCCGGACAACATCCACACCCCCTCAGCCTATCAGCCACCTGGCTGCAATAGATGCGGACAAGAGCCATCATGTTCCTTCTCAGTCCTCTTtactatcatcatcccctcccTATGCAGGATCTCGATTGGGACCAGGGTCTTACAATTCACGCAACTCTCCGCCCTCCCGTGTGGTGCCCGTGACAAATCTACCTACTGTAGCATCATATCAACCAACGGTATCTCGTGAATCTCAATATCCTCGCTGGCCTTCCCCAGGTTTGCATGAGATACAGCCTCCCAACGGACGGCTGTCCGCTCATCAGATGCTTCTTCTCACTCCCTTCGGCGGGCAGCTCCCGGCGACAGCCTTATCCACACCAGGAGGTTCGTCGGGAATGTCGAGAGTATCTTCAAATGCAAATATCCCTGAGGGACTTGCAATTTCTGCCGGTTTCCATGAGAGGTCATCCGCTGGCTCATCAATATCAATGAAATGTGGCAGAAGCAATGGTGGGAGCTTGATGGAAGTTTCATCAAGCTCTATGGGTTTAGGTATCAGTACTGGAGCTGGGGCGTTGGACATGTCTAAAGATATGTCTTTGACCCCGATGAGTCGTTTACCCACAAGACTTTGCCAGCCTCTCAGTGCTGGCTCTGATACAATCCACCCCTCACCACCGGTGTCTGCGTCCGAAAATTCTCAAGTTTTGCTATCACGGCAAGGTAATGAGCGGGATCTAAAGCAGGAGCGCAGTCAGTCGCCCATATCGGGGACAGGGATGAGACATGATCCAGGGGTAGCAGACAAATCTGCAAACAATTACGATGTCGACGGAAGGTTACAGCTTATGCCCCCCACAGTGGCGATGACCAGGTGCAATTCACTACCGGTCTTGACACTGAGAGAGTTGCAAGCAATTCGGGAAAAGGACGGCGATTCAGGAATTCAACGAGGTGGTCATTGGGCTTGGGTCAGTAGAGAGGTGATAGTGGACGAAGATGGCAATGAGGTGTACGTAGAGTtgttcattcttcttttctctatCAAAGTCCTTGCTTATACTATTGATAGGATTGAACCTATTCCTCAAGGAACCATCTGTACCGGCCCCACTACTGTCATCGCCCCTCGGAGGCCGTCATTCACAATTTTCCAAGATCCTTTTGCTGGCGGTCCGCTCTATCCGAGCGCACAGCCATATATACCTATTGCAACTTCCTCCGACTGTCGTTATCCTCCTGCATACCTTTCCAGGAGAATGTCAGAGATGCCCTCTGTGGTATCTGATGCATCTGCGTGCGGGTTAGATAAGGATACTCGACGACCGAGCATGCCTGTCGTTCTGGAAGTGGGTAGGAGGAGTAAGGGATCGCCACATCTCCAGCCGTTACGCAGTCATTTGTCCTATACATCCACGCCTTCCTTCACATTTGCCCATTACCAGGGTACACGGCGACTCAAAACTGAGATCAGACTGAGATTCGTCGGTCCTGAATCAGACTGATACCATTTAATGTTTATTTATTTGATATCCTTCTGAGACATGTATCACTATGATATCAGCTGACATCGAACTATTATCAATGGATCGATGCATATATTCATCAGTATGCTCCCTGCTGTCTATGTACAGATACTTTGCTATTGCATTACAATCACATTCCTCATACAGAAGCCCAGATTAATTCTGAACATCCCCCTACCTTGCTTCATTACCGCGCCTACTCAGGTTCGGTCGTCATCCACAGAAAGCAACAAGACCTTTCAGCTTGTAATACTGTCTTGTCATTCAGTCCGGCTCAAGATCATCCCAGACTTGAGCGATACAAGTCTTCCGCAGCGAGATCGACCGGCATGGGTTTGAACATTGTGCTTTTGCCTGCTGATGGAAGGGCTGCAGGGAGCGGCACGACATTCTCATCATTTTACAACGATAAAGCCACTGAGAGTCCAAGGATTGCAATAAGGAGAGAAGCAGTCCCCGAAGGGCAGACAGGGAAAAGAATAAGTATAGCTGTTGTGGGACACTGCCTGGGCTGAGGTTGACAAAGTCAACCTACTAGTTGGTGCCAGCGATTTTCTACCTGTCATTGTTGTGCCAGTATCTCTTTCGACCCATCCCTCGCCTGCTCCAAACTACCCTGCCGTACCGCCATAAGAACACTCCTTTGGTATCAGTCCGGCTGCGTTACCTCCTCGGGTTAAAGTTGTCGTTTATGACTGACAGGATATACGCATGGGGCGGGAACTGTGGCGCAGTGTCGAGCATGCAATGGTCGCGGTTCATGCTAACCATAGGATTGATGTTACCCATGTGGTAAGTTCAAAGGACTGGAACTTCATGATGATCTGAGCATAAGGAGTAAAAGGCTGAAAACATGGGATGTAGGGATGCATCTAGGCGCATAATCTACTccgctttcttctcttgttCAGCGACCTTTTGGCCGAGCAGTTTTGCACTGACATTCCTGACGTTTTGTGCCGCCCTTTCTATACCTCCAGACTGGGCCTTCTTGTACAAGGTAAGAGCAGTGTCGAGGTTACCGGCTagatggaaaggagacATTAGCTGTAGGATGGATGCGAGAAGCAATACTGATAGACATACTGGATTCGAGAACGGCCGCAAGGTTGAAAGCAATCTACAAGAAGCGGCGTTAGATGCCTGACTGGATGTACCTACGGGGTTCAACGGCGTACCTCTGGGTCTTCGGGTGACAGTTCAAGTGCCTTACTGCTCGTCAAATGGCCAATGAGCGAATGTTTTTCCATAAACCTCCCAATACTCACGTCAAGTGCTTAATAGCAAAAGCCGGTTTAGGTGGCTTGTCAAAGATGTAGGCCGAAGCCAAGTCTATTGGATCATAAGCCTATGTCCACTCCGCTACAGAATTTTGGGAGCTGACGACGTACTTGTGTGAGCATCAGCGGAGGGTTGGAGAGCGAGCGATTTTTCCCAAGCTTGAATCGCCGCCTCCTTGTTTTCTACCCATCGGTCAACTTtcaatcctcctcctggtACTGTCTGTCGTGTGCTTACGGAGGTGATATTCACAGTTCTATCCACTAAGATCAATCACTAAATAACAAGAAGACAACAAAACACCTACCGCAAGGTTATGCCATCCTTCACTGGTCTCCTTCACCTCGACACTTTCCTTGTACAAGTTTCGAGCGGTAGAAATgtcaccatcttccaaagcGCGAGTTCCAGACTCAAGCAGGTCTTGGGCTCGGGTAAGAGAAGGGTCAAtagcggaagaaggggatggagatgacGTCGCATAGGCTGAATGGAGATTTATTAGTTTATTTGTCGTAGCCATGGTCTGATTGGGATTGGTATACCTCGGAATGAAGGACCGGCAACGGGGCGAGCCATGAGGGGCCGGGGAATGATGTGGGTGCGGGCGAGCCGGGAAGAGTTGAGCAGGGATCGGGCGAAAGAGGCCATTTTGCTGCTATAGTGTCTTATGGGATGGAAATAATAGCAAAGAGGACTAGTAAAGTGTATATGTACAGAATAGCAGAGATAAGCTACAATTTCAATGGATCGAGAACGAACTTTTGGATACCGTTTTGATTTTCGACGACGCAAcaagatggtggaggcagaTTTCCTCCACAAGCAAGCCGCAACCTACAAGTACAACTATTTTTTAAGGTCGTAAGGTCTAGCGTCAAGGTACAAGGTCTCCTCCTATGCAGCATCTCAAAACACGACAGTTCAAATGCTGTGGGTATAGACGCTTTCGGGATATGCGTATAGAGCATTGCGTATTTCAACCACTCAACCTGCCCACGACTACAATTGTCCCACCAATAGCAATCATTCCGATCCCCCATCTCGAAATCCCTCGTACCACATCAATTGCCAACCTTTATGAGGACCCTATCCAGGAATTCTTAAACGATATCACGCTTTCCACATTAATACACAGCTCAATCTGAGACACCAATAAAGCTTTTATGATATGCATGTCGCCGATGCCATTTCCACCAATTCTCCAGCCTAACCGGACTTGTTACTATCACAATCATTGTCagcatcttccttttcaaagGCTATGGCCATTCTCTCCTCTACCTCTGGCAGCATCacattcttccctcccatACAAGTCCCAGAGTAATACTCACAGGTGGTAGTAAGCGGCGTAGAAGGGGGTACCGAAGCCGAGAACACCGAAAGTGATGATCTTGGCGGCAAGGAAGTACTTGTTGGTAACGTCAGTGGGGATAGTGCTACGAAAAAACCACCCATAGAGTCAGTCCCCAATATCCTCTGAGCAACTCCTCCACATGTCTTTTGAATCCTGCAGAAGTACAAGGTGGACGCACTGGTCGACGACGTTCTCAAAGTGGACGGATCGGACCTGCTGGGGCGTCTTGAGGGTCCTGGCGGCACGGAGGGTGGATCGAGCGAGGAGGGACATTGTGGATAGTAGGGGCGTTGAGGATGACTCGGCTGTGGGATGTAGGTGCATTCTTGGGACAAAAGGTGGGTCGCTGAGTGGCTGCTCGGAATGGCTCGCGCGGAGATAAGTGGAGTTCCGCGATGTGGCACTCCAAGACGCGTCCAACTATAGATAGACGTTAATGTCAAAACTCAACAGACGCGTCAATGTTCTCATAACGTCTCTTCCGAAACAAAATGAGCAATGCTCTGCCAGAAAAGAATGTCGTGCTGAGGTTTCCTCCTATGCCGAAAGGGCAGGAAGATATCCAGGAAGAGACATATCAGCTCTTGGAGCTGCCTCCGGAGCTTCTTAAAGAGGTGGAAGCGTTGAAAgacaaggaagatggacagGTTTTTCCGTAGGTCATATATCAAGCTCACGATGTCAGCTAACGCAACAATAGTCTCACGATAAAAGGCAGACCATCAGACGATGCTACGCTTTGTACTGCCGATTCGACATTTCTCCTCCGTACAGTGGGCATTTCAAACTCCCTCCTCGTTTGTCTACCACCATCGCCCAACGACCCATCCTATACACTCACCactgacgaagaagatcgACCTACTCTGCAAATAAGAGATATATGCCACCAGGTTCTCGAGTGCGTACCCGTGGCCCCAAACTTGGAGAGGATTAGAACGGTGTTAAGGGCTTCCGCttgggaagggatggggagCGGGGGgttgggaaagaggaaaagggaggatggagatggacggAAAGTGAAGAGATGGACAAAGGAGCAGTTACGGAGTGTAGTACAGGCTAGTGAAGCTGAGTTGGAACAaggattgaaagagaggaatGTGATCGAGGTTGACGGTGGGTTTTGATTTCCACAAGCTCAGACTGACGTTTCAGGGCGCATGCTGTTACTTCCTTCCGTTCATTTGAAGGATTTCCTaaacattcttctttcactcCTTGCAATCAATTCCTCAAAGCCAGCCACTACGGCCCCCGCTCAAACTATAATCGCTGCTCTAGAAGAGTACGATGTTCCTCCTTCTATATCAGTACCCGCCCTCAATCTGTTTGGCACAGTGGAGGACGGACAGTGGACGGCCAACGTCGAGAGGATGGTCAGGGAAGTAGGTCTGGGTATTCTCTGTGCGGTCAAGAAAAATAAGAAACGTGATGAATTTATGTCGGAATGGCAAGAGGAAGTAGGAGAGACATGGCGTGAATATACGGATCTCAAACTCCTAGAGGTGCgcgtcatcttctttttgatcAGTAAAACTTGTTGCCAACTGCCGTCTGCTCCAGGGCGAATACATCctttctccacctccaccatcagCGCTCTCATTCgcttccccttcaccatTACTGAGCTATTTCCCCCTCGCTTCCCTGCCTCTCCAACCGGCCGAGCGGTTCGCCGAGCTTTTCCTTACCCGCCAACGATGGCGTCCCGAGGAGATGGCTCCTTTTCTTAGAGGTCTCACGAGAGACGGGGATAGTAAAGGCAGGGATAAGTTGGTTGCCAAGTTTGTCAGGATAGTcaaggagaaagatgggACATGGTGGTATCCTCGCAGAAGTGCGTGATAATGATGGGTTTATACATGGAATACGGTATGTTGTATAAAACTATTTCAAGTGTGCTTGGTGATTATATGTTACGATTTGAGAGGAGGATCAAATGTTGGAGGAGGTCCTGAAGGTCCTTGGTCGTACGCGGCTGTTTTCATGATCAGCACAagcatcctcatctctcaaAAGAATACTACTCACGcaagtcttcttcatcccttcctctctcctcagCTCTGgatctctctccctcaaTAATCTTCCACACCGCATGTCCCGCCCCCTCCCCGACGATAATCTTGGCTTCCAAGACCTGGCCCGTGCCGGGATCAGGCAGCGAGTTGGATGAcggagaaggcaagaaggac
This Cryptococcus neoformans var. neoformans JEC21 chromosome 14 sequence DNA region includes the following protein-coding sequences:
- a CDS encoding expressed protein — translated: MSLLARSTLRAARTLKTPQQVRSVHFENVVDHTIPTDVTNKYFLAAKIITFGVLGFGTPFYAAYYHLNKSG
- a CDS encoding expressed protein, which encodes MSNALPEKNVVLRFPPMPKGQEDIQEETYQLLELPPELLKEVEALKDKEDGQVFPLTIKGRPSDDATLCTADSTFLLRTVGISNSLLVCLPPSPNDPSYTLTTDEEDRPTLQIRDICHQVLECVPVAPNLERIRTVLRASAWEGMGSGGLGKRKREDGDGRKVKRWTKEQLRSVVQASEAELEQGLKERNVIEVDGRMLLLPSVHLKDFLNILLSLLAINSSKPATTAPAQTIIAALEEYDVPPSISVPALNLFGTVEDGQWTANVERMVREVGLGILCAVKKNKKRDEFMSEWQEEVGETWREYTDLKLLEGEYILSPPPPSALSFASPSPLLSYFPLASLPLQPAERFAELFLTRQRWRPEEMAPFLRGLTRDGDSKGRDKLVAKFVRIVKEKDGTWWYPRRSA